A genomic stretch from Methylorubrum extorquens includes:
- a CDS encoding putative sugar nucleotide dehydratase (Evidence 3 : Putative function from multiple computational evidences; Product type e : enzyme): protein MKKRILVTGGAGFVGSHLCDRLVAQGHDVLAVDNFYTGDRSNLAQHLSNPRFEVMRHDVTFPLYVEVDEIYNLACPASPIHYQRDPVQTTKTSVIGAINMLGLAKRLGIPILQASTSEIYGDPDVHPQPEDYRGLVSVSGPRACYDEGKRCAETLFFDYQRRHHVPIRVARIFNTYGPRMNRDDGRVVSNFVVQALRGEPITLYGDGRQTRAFCFVDDLVEGLMRLMNVEGTLDGAVNLGNPTEVTIAEIAHRIIALTGSRSEIVYRPLPQDDPRQRCPDITRAKAMLHWTPKVGLDEGLTRTIAYFEALLSASGSSVTPFEPALPELAKTGS, encoded by the coding sequence ATGAAGAAGCGTATCCTCGTGACGGGTGGGGCCGGTTTTGTCGGCAGCCATCTGTGCGATCGACTGGTGGCGCAGGGACACGACGTGCTCGCGGTCGATAATTTCTACACGGGCGACCGGTCGAACCTCGCCCAGCACCTGAGCAATCCGCGCTTCGAGGTCATGCGCCACGACGTGACCTTCCCGCTCTATGTCGAGGTGGACGAGATCTACAATCTCGCCTGCCCCGCCTCCCCGATCCACTATCAGCGCGACCCGGTGCAGACCACGAAGACGAGCGTGATCGGGGCCATCAACATGCTCGGGCTTGCCAAGCGGCTCGGCATCCCGATCCTCCAGGCCTCCACCAGCGAGATCTACGGCGATCCGGACGTGCACCCGCAGCCGGAGGATTATCGCGGCCTCGTCAGCGTCAGCGGCCCGCGCGCCTGCTACGACGAGGGCAAGCGCTGCGCCGAGACCCTGTTCTTCGACTACCAGCGCCGGCACCACGTGCCGATCCGCGTGGCGCGCATCTTCAACACCTACGGGCCGCGGATGAACCGCGACGACGGCCGGGTCGTCTCGAACTTCGTCGTGCAGGCGCTGCGGGGCGAGCCGATCACCCTCTACGGCGACGGCCGCCAGACCCGCGCCTTCTGCTTCGTCGACGACCTCGTCGAGGGGCTGATGCGCCTGATGAACGTCGAGGGCACGCTCGACGGCGCGGTCAATCTCGGCAACCCGACCGAGGTGACCATCGCCGAGATCGCCCATCGGATCATCGCGCTCACCGGCTCGCGCTCGGAGATCGTCTACCGCCCGCTGCCGCAGGACGACCCGCGCCAGCGCTGCCCCGACATCACCCGGGCGAAGGCGATGCTGCACTGGACCCCGAAGGTCGGGCTCGACGAGGGGCTGACGCGGACGATCGCCTATTTCGAGGCGCTGCTCTCGGCCTCCGGCTCGAGCGTGACGCCGTTCGAGCCGGCACTGCCCGAACTCGCGAAGACCGGCTCATGA
- the mxaE gene encoding MxaE (Evidence 4 : Unknown function but conserved in other organisms): MIRPALVALLLAPALAGLPVRAATVYVASQQGAQVTRLEAGTVAGHATVAGAPATVATGGGSVFLSHPDGHAITVADATGAVLRRLPYKGQGFGLAASADGRTLFVADWSGNRVDRLSAADSTVEASAETGRDPAHIVLDRAGRLYVADRESHQVSVFDGARMTRLATIPVGTAPFALALSPDERRLYVGNVRSNDLTVIDTEALKALATVPAGAMPYGVSVSPDGARVFVTNQHAGTVTVLDAGTLANAATIGVGRYPEGIVIEGGKAYVANWFSDTVSVIDLATLKEITQVPVAEGPRSLAIAAPAKGALR; the protein is encoded by the coding sequence ATGATCCGCCCCGCCCTCGTCGCACTGTTGCTTGCTCCCGCGCTCGCCGGCCTGCCGGTGCGGGCCGCGACGGTCTACGTCGCGAGCCAGCAGGGGGCTCAGGTGACGCGCCTCGAGGCGGGAACGGTCGCGGGCCACGCGACCGTAGCGGGAGCGCCCGCCACGGTCGCGACGGGCGGCGGGTCCGTGTTCCTCAGCCATCCGGACGGGCACGCGATCACCGTGGCGGACGCCACGGGCGCGGTGCTGCGCCGCCTCCCCTACAAGGGCCAGGGCTTCGGCCTCGCCGCCTCGGCGGACGGCCGGACCCTGTTCGTCGCCGACTGGTCGGGCAACCGCGTCGACCGGCTCTCGGCCGCCGACAGCACGGTCGAGGCCTCCGCCGAGACCGGTCGCGACCCGGCGCATATCGTCCTCGACCGCGCCGGCCGGCTCTATGTCGCCGACCGGGAAAGCCATCAGGTCAGTGTGTTCGACGGGGCGCGGATGACCCGGCTCGCGACGATTCCCGTCGGCACCGCCCCCTTCGCCCTCGCGCTCAGCCCGGACGAGCGCCGCCTCTATGTCGGCAACGTGCGCAGCAACGACCTCACCGTGATCGACACGGAGGCGCTCAAAGCCCTCGCCACCGTGCCGGCCGGTGCCATGCCCTACGGCGTCAGTGTGAGCCCGGACGGGGCGCGGGTCTTCGTCACCAACCAGCATGCCGGCACGGTCACCGTGCTCGATGCGGGCACGCTCGCAAATGCGGCGACGATCGGCGTCGGCCGCTACCCGGAGGGCATCGTGATCGAAGGGGGAAAGGCCTACGTGGCGAACTGGTTTTCCGACACCGTGTCCGTCATCGATCTCGCCACGCTGAAGGAGATCACCCAAGTGCCGGTCGCCGAGGGCCCGCGCAGCCTCGCGATCGCCGCGCCGGCAAAGGGAGCCCTGCGATGA
- the mxaD gene encoding MxaD protein precursor (Evidence 4 : Unknown function but conserved in other organisms), with amino-acid sequence MRLSLLVLPLALAATAALAHGPTPQKVSQSITIKASPDAVWKVAGDFAGIGKWHPAIGKAEGSGSKDGGTRTLTFKNGGKLEESLDEYKPEGRTYSYRMGEPNLTALPVSSYSATFTVSPEGDGSKVEWMGRFYRGDTGNEPPENLSDEAGKAAMNTYFSEGLKGLKAVVEGGKGK; translated from the coding sequence ATGCGTCTGTCCCTTCTCGTTCTTCCGCTCGCGCTCGCCGCGACCGCTGCCCTCGCCCACGGCCCGACCCCCCAAAAGGTCTCCCAGTCGATCACGATCAAGGCGAGCCCGGATGCGGTGTGGAAGGTGGCGGGCGACTTCGCCGGCATCGGAAAGTGGCACCCGGCGATCGGGAAGGCCGAGGGCAGCGGCTCGAAGGATGGCGGCACCCGCACGCTGACCTTCAAGAACGGCGGAAAACTCGAAGAGAGCCTCGACGAGTACAAGCCGGAGGGTCGCACCTATTCCTACCGGATGGGCGAGCCGAACCTGACGGCGCTGCCGGTCTCGTCCTACTCGGCGACCTTCACCGTGAGCCCGGAGGGCGACGGCTCCAAGGTCGAGTGGATGGGCCGCTTCTATCGCGGCGATACCGGCAACGAGCCGCCGGAGAACCTCAGCGATGAGGCCGGCAAGGCGGCGATGAACACGTATTTCTCGGAAGGGCTGAAGGGCCTGAAGGCGGTCGTGGAGGGCGGCAAGGGCAAATGA
- a CDS encoding Concerved protein (Evidence 4 : Unknown function but conserved in other organisms) gives MTAPEERTTETGPDAAASEPAEHGALTRHWDSLDGEAAALLGAVERNLDRNSDRDRGPEEGRRPTPLGGEVHRPRLNGPSRAASLPDRPKRWITAVIAAAALTLPFATPAGDASPRAPFGGSAPERGAK, from the coding sequence ATGACAGCCCCCGAGGAGCGGACAACGGAGACCGGACCGGACGCCGCGGCGTCCGAGCCGGCGGAGCACGGCGCCCTGACCCGGCACTGGGACAGCCTGGACGGGGAGGCCGCCGCGCTGCTCGGCGCGGTCGAGCGGAATCTCGACCGCAACTCGGACCGGGATCGCGGGCCGGAGGAGGGCCGGCGCCCGACCCCGCTCGGCGGGGAGGTGCACCGGCCCCGCCTCAACGGTCCGAGCCGTGCCGCGAGCCTGCCCGACCGGCCGAAGCGCTGGATCACCGCCGTGATCGCGGCGGCGGCGCTGACGCTGCCCTTCGCCACGCCCGCGGGCGACGCCAGCCCGCGGGCCCCGTTCGGCGGATCGGCGCCCGAGCGGGGCGCCAAGTGA
- a CDS encoding putative Peptide chain release factor 2 (Evidence 3 : Putative function from multiple computational evidences): MRRLGNAALAHLPHLIAEAVRAFARAALDLPADPAAAPGPALRPADRGRQPRSPLPRREAGRRDRCGRHPPAGAGAPRFRPGDPGRLHPGGAGGSRGGGARAALRPHRHRAARLPAGRRLRPAGGAGRAARHLRHRGRSRQHRIWLDPAGHPRRGALPRGAHLRREAGRGAGRHLPLGPLAVELRQLPDAGGHPVRRIRRVRSRHGRRRRPGGRGRRRRGRGARPRRRGVCRHPQDLPRLRGDGEDEPRRGRADALRLVGCRQLERALGDQRAGRSRQCQPRRGRAVRHRGLLRLLGRDGDLARRRAGSRRGGREGRDPGGRPQPLRRRAQDGRDPAQQGPAPGRVARLLAPPLGQLPGAGSLRRLPGQADHRGARRPALTAEAPPPGRALGRGARLRPGHRGRHGRRLPRESEHIFIPLGAIHRLENPGNDDVELIEVQLGSYLGEDDIVRLEDAYHRA, from the coding sequence TTGCGGCGGCTCGGGAACGCGGCTCTGGCCCACCTCCCGCACCTCATTGCCGAAGCAGTTCGTGCCTTTGCTCGGGCCGCACTCGACCTTCCAGCAGACCCTGCTGCGGCTCCAGGGCCCGCTCTTCGCCCGGCCGATCGTGGTCGCCAACCGCGATCACCGCTGCCTCGTCGAGAAGCAGGCCGCCGCGATCGATGCGGGCGTCACCCTCCTGCTGGAGCCGGAGCGCCGCGATTCCGGCCCGGCGATCCTGGCCGCCTGCACCCTGGTGGCGCGGGAGGATCCCGAGGCGGTGGTGCTCGTGCTGCCCTCCGACCACATCGTCACCGAGCCGCGCGCCTTCCGGCGGGCCGTCGCCTCCGCCCTGCCGGCGGCGCGGGCCGGGCGGCTCGTCACCTTCGGCATCGAGGCCGATCACGCCAGCACCGAATATGGCTGGATCCGGCCGGGCACCCGCGTCGAGGCGCGCTGCCACGCGGTGCACACCTTCGCCGAGAAGCCGGACGCGGCGCGGGCCGCCACCTACCTCTCGGACCGCTGGCTGTGGAACTCCGGCAACTTCCTGATGCGGGCGGACACCCTGTGCGCCGAATACGCCGCGTTCGATCCCGACACGGCCGCCGCCGCCGCCCTGGCGGTCGAGGCCGCCGCCGACGAGGGCGGGGCGCTCGCCCTCGACGCCGAGGGGTTTGCCGGCACCCACAAGACCTCCCTCGACTTCGCGGTGATGGAGAAGACGAGCCGCGCCGCGGTCGCGCGGATGCGCTGCGGCTGGTCGGATGTCGGCAACTGGAACGCGCTCTGGGCGATCAGCGAGCGGGACGATCTCGGCAATGTCAGCCGCGGCGCGGCCGAGCTGTTCGACACCGAGGGCTGCTTCGTCTCCTCGGACGGGATGGTGACCTCGCTCGTCGGCGTGCGGGATCTCGTCGTGGTGGCCGAGAAGGACGCGATCCTGGTGGCCGACCGCAGCCGCTGCGGCGACGTGCGCAAGATGGTCGAGATCCTGCGCAGCAAGGGCCGGCCCCAGGCCGAGTGGCACGCCTCCTCGCACCGCCCCTGGGGCAGCTACCGGGTGCTGGAAGCCTCCGACGGCTTCCAGGTCAAGCGGATCACCGTGGCGCCCGGCGGCCGGCTCTCACTGCAGAAGCACCGCCACCGGGCCGAGCACTGGGTCGTGGTGCGCGGCTGCGCCCGGGTCACCGTGGACGACACGGTCGCCGATTACCGCGAGAGAGCGAGCACATCTTCATCCCGCTCGGCGCCATCCACCGCCTCGAGAATCCCGGCAACGACGATGTCGAACTGATCGAGGTGCAACTCGGCAGCTACCTCGGCGAGGACGACATCGTCCGCCTCGAGGATGCCTACCACCGCGCCTGA
- the mxaL gene encoding MxaL protein precursor (Evidence 2a : Function from experimental evidences in other organisms; Product type e : enzyme) — translation MSVWAALPFARNLRDRRFQALAAALLLAGLAIVVPPLPLTRSGVSVLAVVDITGSMNVRDYTSDGRPASRLDIAKAALRDLIPELPCGSRLALALFTERRPFLLFAPIEVCADFAPLDGAIAALDWRMAWEGDSRIASGLHRALTMAGELDTDLLFITDGQETPPLPANGIPPFEGKAGAVRGLIVGAGGYALAPIPKFNDRGRETGFYAETDVQQENRFGPPPADAESREGYNPRNAPFGGAAARGEEHLSSVREPHLKALAAQTGLAYAHLDGPDLRAPLLAAATPRPLPSRLDPRPFLGAAALALVLAVFLAGALRARLTPFTPSRMS, via the coding sequence ACCGCCGCTTCCAGGCGCTTGCCGCCGCGCTTCTGCTCGCAGGTCTGGCGATCGTCGTGCCGCCGCTGCCGCTGACCCGCTCAGGGGTTTCGGTGCTGGCGGTGGTCGACATCACCGGCAGCATGAACGTGCGCGACTATACCAGCGACGGGCGCCCGGCGAGCCGGCTCGACATCGCCAAGGCGGCCCTGCGCGACCTCATCCCCGAACTGCCCTGCGGCTCGCGCCTCGCGCTCGCCCTGTTCACCGAGCGGCGCCCCTTCCTGCTGTTTGCGCCGATCGAGGTCTGCGCCGATTTCGCGCCGCTGGACGGAGCGATCGCGGCGCTCGACTGGCGCATGGCCTGGGAGGGCGACAGCCGCATCGCTTCGGGCCTGCATCGCGCCCTCACCATGGCCGGCGAACTCGACACCGACCTCCTGTTCATCACCGACGGCCAGGAGACGCCGCCGCTGCCGGCCAACGGCATCCCGCCCTTCGAGGGCAAGGCGGGCGCGGTGCGCGGCCTGATCGTCGGGGCAGGGGGCTATGCGCTCGCGCCGATCCCGAAATTCAACGATCGCGGCCGCGAGACCGGCTTCTATGCCGAGACCGACGTGCAGCAGGAGAACCGCTTCGGCCCGCCCCCGGCCGACGCGGAATCGCGCGAGGGCTACAACCCGCGCAACGCGCCCTTCGGCGGCGCGGCGGCGCGCGGCGAGGAGCATCTCTCCTCCGTGCGCGAGCCGCATCTGAAAGCGCTCGCCGCCCAGACCGGCCTCGCCTACGCCCATCTCGACGGGCCGGACCTGCGCGCGCCCCTTCTCGCGGCCGCCACGCCGCGCCCCCTTCCGAGCCGGCTCGACCCCCGGCCCTTCCTCGGCGCGGCGGCTCTGGCCCTCGTGCTCGCCGTCTTCCTCGCGGGCGCGCTCCGCGCCCGCCTCACACCCTTCACCCCCAGCAGGATGTCATAA
- the mxaB gene encoding MxaB (Evidence 2a : Function from experimental evidences in other organisms; Product type r : regulator): MSDGRAAARPLPARPETMLVIDDHPIVMQGVRRLAEAAGVAKIYEAADIVSGYRLFHRHRPALVVADLSFRDDGLSGLSLIRRIRALDPAARILVFSMHADPVLVSRALEGGALGFALKDAGSDAFLEALDAVHAGRGYLPHALATDVAMLNRSARPAPLATLSARELQILSLLSQGKSYDAIASAMAVSYRTIINASSSMRKKLGVESRAGLVQIAVNRRNALL; encoded by the coding sequence GTGAGCGACGGACGCGCCGCCGCCCGGCCCCTGCCGGCGCGGCCGGAGACGATGCTCGTCATCGACGACCACCCGATCGTGATGCAGGGGGTGCGCCGGCTGGCGGAAGCCGCGGGCGTGGCCAAAATCTACGAGGCCGCCGACATCGTCTCGGGCTACCGCCTGTTCCACCGGCACCGGCCGGCCCTCGTGGTGGCCGATCTGAGCTTTCGCGACGACGGCCTGTCCGGCCTGTCGCTGATCCGCCGCATCCGGGCGCTCGATCCGGCCGCGCGCATCCTCGTCTTCAGCATGCATGCCGACCCGGTGCTGGTCTCCCGCGCCCTGGAGGGCGGCGCGCTCGGCTTCGCGCTCAAGGATGCCGGATCGGACGCCTTCCTGGAGGCGCTCGACGCCGTCCATGCCGGGCGGGGCTACCTGCCGCACGCGCTCGCCACCGACGTGGCGATGCTGAACCGCAGCGCCCGCCCCGCCCCGCTCGCCACCTTGAGCGCGCGCGAATTGCAGATCCTGTCGCTGCTGAGCCAGGGCAAATCCTACGACGCCATCGCCAGCGCCATGGCGGTGAGCTACCGCACGATCATCAATGCCAGTTCCAGCATGCGCAAGAAGCTCGGCGTCGAGTCGCGCGCCGGGCTGGTCCAGATCGCGGTCAACCGGCGCAACGCGCTGCTGTGA
- the mxaH gene encoding MxaH (Evidence 4 : Unknown function but conserved in other organisms), whose protein sequence is MRALMAGLAALLLLSACDRGETSGETSNPAPDRGDDGAIVASTSEDHLPDWLSPTDGTDPARWLAGREAGHPLPGDAAAVRELRESLDRARSAFVEDKRMIANRTVQLGQMLSEIGKTESYRGLIDGLGGIASVRGRNKSLYGEMCQHYYNTRAQGADHDTALTRLEARERPDIAAPKMPPDPPRESEKQPGGQP, encoded by the coding sequence ATGAGGGCGCTCATGGCCGGTCTCGCCGCCCTGCTGCTCCTCTCCGCCTGCGACCGCGGTGAAACCTCCGGCGAGACGTCGAACCCGGCGCCCGACCGCGGCGATGACGGGGCCATCGTCGCCTCGACCTCGGAAGACCACCTGCCCGACTGGCTCTCGCCCACCGATGGAACCGACCCGGCGCGCTGGCTCGCGGGCCGCGAGGCGGGACACCCCTTGCCCGGCGACGCCGCGGCGGTCAGGGAACTGCGCGAATCCCTCGACCGGGCGCGCAGCGCCTTCGTGGAAGACAAGCGCATGATCGCCAACCGCACGGTGCAGCTCGGACAGATGCTGTCCGAGATCGGCAAGACGGAATCCTATCGCGGCCTGATCGACGGCCTCGGCGGGATTGCGTCGGTGCGGGGGCGCAACAAGAGTCTCTACGGCGAGATGTGCCAGCACTATTACAACACCCGCGCCCAGGGCGCCGACCACGACACCGCGCTCACCCGCCTCGAAGCCCGCGAGCGGCCGGATATCGCCGCGCCGAAGATGCCGCCCGATCCGCCCCGGGAATCGGAAAAACAGCCGGGAGGGCAGCCGTGA
- a CDS encoding Mannose-1-phosphate guanylyltransferase/mannose-6-phosphate isomerase (Evidence 2b : Function from indirect experimental evidences (e.g. phenotypes); Product type e : enzyme), producing the protein MPARIQPVILCGGSGTRLWPTSRTSLPKQFVPLLGPHSTFQQTLLRLQGPLFARPIVVANRDHRCLVEKQAAAIDAGVTLLLEPERRDSGPAILAACTLVAREDPEAVVLVLPSDHIVTEPRAFRRAVASALPAARAGRLVTFGIEADHASTEYGWIRPGTRVEARCHAVHTFAEKPDAARAATYLSDRWLWNSGNFLMRADTLCAEYAAFDPDTAAAAALAVEAAADEGGALALDAEGFAGTHKTSLDFAVMEKTSRAAVARMRCGWSDVGNWNALWAISERDDLGNVSRGAAELFDTEGCFVSSDGMVTSLVGVRDLVVVAEKDAILVADRSRCGDVRKMVEILRSKGRPQAEWHASSHRPWGSYRVLEASDGFQVKRITVAPGGRLSLQKHRHRAEHWVVVRGCARVTVDDTVADYRERASTSSSRSAPSTASRIPATTMSN; encoded by the coding sequence ATGCCTGCACGGATCCAGCCCGTCATCCTTTGCGGCGGCTCGGGAACGCGGCTCTGGCCCACCTCCCGCACCTCATTGCCGAAGCAGTTCGTGCCTTTGCTCGGGCCGCACTCGACCTTCCAGCAGACCCTGCTGCGGCTCCAGGGCCCGCTCTTCGCCCGGCCGATCGTGGTCGCCAACCGCGATCACCGCTGCCTCGTCGAGAAGCAGGCCGCCGCGATCGATGCGGGCGTCACCCTCCTGCTGGAGCCGGAGCGCCGCGATTCCGGCCCGGCGATCCTGGCCGCCTGCACCCTGGTGGCGCGGGAGGATCCCGAGGCGGTGGTGCTCGTGCTGCCCTCCGACCACATCGTCACCGAGCCGCGCGCCTTCCGGCGGGCCGTCGCCTCCGCCCTGCCGGCGGCGCGGGCCGGGCGGCTCGTCACCTTCGGCATCGAGGCCGATCACGCCAGCACCGAATATGGCTGGATCCGGCCGGGCACCCGCGTCGAGGCGCGCTGCCACGCGGTGCACACCTTCGCCGAGAAGCCGGACGCGGCGCGGGCCGCCACCTACCTCTCGGACCGCTGGCTGTGGAACTCCGGCAACTTCCTGATGCGGGCGGACACCCTGTGCGCCGAATACGCCGCGTTCGATCCCGACACGGCCGCCGCCGCCGCCCTGGCGGTCGAGGCCGCCGCCGACGAGGGCGGGGCGCTCGCCCTCGACGCCGAGGGGTTTGCCGGCACCCACAAGACCTCCCTCGACTTCGCGGTGATGGAGAAGACGAGCCGCGCCGCGGTCGCGCGGATGCGCTGCGGCTGGTCGGATGTCGGCAACTGGAACGCGCTCTGGGCGATCAGCGAGCGGGACGATCTCGGCAATGTCAGCCGCGGCGCGGCCGAGCTGTTCGACACCGAGGGCTGCTTCGTCTCCTCGGACGGGATGGTGACCTCGCTCGTCGGCGTGCGGGATCTCGTCGTGGTGGCCGAGAAGGACGCGATCCTGGTGGCCGACCGCAGCCGCTGCGGCGACGTGCGCAAGATGGTCGAGATCCTGCGCAGCAAGGGCCGGCCCCAGGCCGAGTGGCACGCCTCCTCGCACCGCCCCTGGGGCAGCTACCGGGTGCTGGAAGCCTCCGACGGCTTCCAGGTCAAGCGGATCACCGTGGCGCCCGGCGGCCGGCTCTCACTGCAGAAGCACCGCCACCGGGCCGAGCACTGGGTCGTGGTGCGCGGCTGCGCCCGGGTCACCGTGGACGACACGGTCGCCGATTACCGCGAGAGAGCGAGCACATCTTCATCCCGCTCGGCGCCATCCACCGCCTCGAGAATCCCGGCAACGACGATGTCGAACTGA
- a CDS encoding putative OMA family outer membrane saccharide export protein (Evidence 3 : Putative function from multiple computational evidences; Product type t : transporter), which yields MLDFRTFRFWSGEGRRGATLGAMLGSGLVLLLASTPLAAEAQAPEALPEPSAETALLLSSGDKVTMVVFGQTDLTGEYVVDAVGDLNLPMVGRVRVAGLSPEQAETLVRTRLNDGYLRSATVSLRLSEMKPVYVLGEVRSPGSYTYRYGLTVLGAVALAGGGRVGDRSITELKGEMLTARERLRSLELARLAQRARQLRLEAQRDGRTSFVSDELIGPEATALMRGEQEIFSLQRETERSEVGLLRQQVERLETERTSLTQQRNLIEEQVKLTEAQVRNYARLTDNGHGLQTIMVDRQRENARVRAELARIDAELARNGTATGELTLRQRDTENGHRRRVVADLQATRQQLLETEASLPIARDLLESRARRLAASDGGTESTGWNVEVTRTQRDRAVTFRASLTSVLLPGDVVQVSPAKAGTGEAPAPAPTRGGAVAPGPVSQAAPALRSSIETR from the coding sequence ATGCTCGATTTCAGGACATTTCGGTTTTGGAGCGGCGAGGGGCGCCGCGGCGCCACGCTCGGCGCGATGCTCGGCTCGGGACTTGTGCTCCTTCTCGCGAGCACCCCTCTCGCGGCCGAGGCGCAGGCTCCGGAGGCCTTGCCGGAGCCCTCGGCCGAGACCGCGCTGCTGCTGTCGAGTGGCGACAAGGTGACGATGGTCGTCTTCGGCCAGACGGATCTGACCGGCGAGTACGTGGTCGATGCGGTGGGCGACCTGAACCTGCCGATGGTCGGCCGTGTCCGGGTCGCCGGGCTGTCGCCCGAGCAGGCCGAGACCCTGGTGCGCACCCGCCTCAACGACGGCTACCTGCGCTCGGCCACCGTCAGCCTGCGCCTTTCCGAGATGAAGCCGGTCTATGTTCTCGGCGAGGTGCGCTCGCCCGGCAGCTACACCTACCGCTACGGCCTCACCGTGCTCGGCGCGGTGGCGCTGGCCGGCGGCGGGCGGGTCGGCGACCGCTCGATCACCGAACTCAAGGGCGAGATGCTGACCGCGCGCGAGCGTCTGCGGAGCCTGGAACTCGCCCGGCTCGCCCAGCGCGCCCGGCAGCTCCGGCTGGAGGCCCAGCGCGACGGACGGACGAGCTTCGTCTCGGACGAACTGATCGGCCCGGAGGCGACGGCGCTGATGCGCGGCGAACAGGAGATCTTCTCGCTCCAGCGCGAGACGGAGCGCAGCGAGGTCGGCCTGCTGCGCCAGCAGGTCGAGCGGCTGGAGACCGAGCGGACGTCGCTGACCCAGCAGCGGAATCTGATCGAGGAACAGGTCAAGCTGACCGAGGCCCAGGTCCGCAACTACGCGCGACTGACCGATAACGGCCACGGCCTGCAGACGATCATGGTGGACCGGCAGCGGGAGAATGCCCGGGTCCGGGCGGAACTCGCCCGGATCGACGCGGAACTCGCCCGCAACGGCACCGCGACCGGCGAACTGACCCTGCGCCAGCGCGACACCGAGAACGGCCATCGCCGCCGGGTCGTGGCCGATCTCCAGGCCACCCGCCAGCAATTGCTGGAGACGGAAGCGAGCCTGCCCATCGCCCGCGACCTCTTGGAGAGCCGTGCCCGGCGGCTCGCCGCCTCCGATGGCGGCACCGAGTCCACCGGCTGGAACGTCGAGGTGACGCGGACCCAGCGCGACCGGGCGGTGACGTTCCGGGCCAGCCTGACCTCCGTGCTGCTGCCGGGCGACGTCGTGCAGGTCTCACCCGCCAAGGCCGGCACCGGCGAGGCGCCGGCCCCGGCTCCCACACGTGGCGGAGCGGTCGCGCCCGGCCCCGTCTCGCAGGCGGCACCCGCCCTGCGCAGCTCGATCGAAACCCGCTGA
- a CDS encoding Putative N-acetylmannosaminyltransferase tagA (Evidence 3 : Putative function from multiple computational evidences; Product type e : enzyme), protein MSAPLPRVPILGVPVSAITLDEAVMAVEDWILARQRHYVCITGAHGVIECQTDGSLRAIHERAGLVTPDGMPLVFMARRLGFPRTQRVYGPDLMRALTALSARKGYRQYYFGGGSGLPERLAARMTGQFPDLPIAGTFSPPFRPTTPEEDEAIVARINAAAPDILWVGLSTPKQEYWMARHRDRLEVPVMVGVGAAFDFLAGTKRQAPAWMQQRGLEWAFRLGTEPRRLARRYGRIVPEFMLRAAFQLLNAPSRPRRSF, encoded by the coding sequence ATGAGCGCACCCCTTCCCCGCGTTCCGATCCTGGGGGTGCCGGTCAGCGCGATCACGCTGGACGAGGCGGTGATGGCGGTCGAGGACTGGATCCTCGCCCGCCAGCGCCACTACGTCTGCATCACCGGCGCCCACGGCGTCATCGAGTGCCAGACCGATGGGAGCTTGCGCGCGATCCACGAGCGCGCCGGCCTCGTCACGCCGGACGGGATGCCGCTGGTCTTCATGGCGCGCCGGCTCGGCTTCCCGCGCACGCAGCGGGTCTACGGACCCGACCTCATGCGCGCGCTGACGGCCCTGTCGGCCCGCAAGGGCTACCGGCAATACTACTTCGGAGGCGGCTCCGGCCTGCCCGAGCGGCTGGCCGCGCGGATGACGGGGCAGTTCCCGGACCTGCCCATCGCCGGCACCTTCTCGCCCCCCTTCCGCCCGACCACGCCGGAGGAGGACGAGGCGATCGTCGCGCGCATCAACGCGGCGGCGCCCGACATCCTGTGGGTGGGCCTCAGCACCCCGAAGCAGGAATACTGGATGGCGCGCCACCGCGACCGGCTCGAGGTGCCGGTCATGGTCGGCGTCGGCGCGGCCTTCGACTTCCTCGCCGGCACCAAGCGGCAGGCGCCGGCCTGGATGCAGCAGCGCGGGCTCGAATGGGCCTTCCGCCTCGGCACCGAGCCGCGCCGGCTGGCCCGCCGCTACGGGCGGATCGTGCCCGAATTCATGCTGCGCGCCGCGTTCCAGCTCCTGAACGCGCCGTCGCGACCGCGCCGATCCTTCTAG